From Crassaminicella indica, one genomic window encodes:
- the nadD gene encoding nicotinate-nucleotide adenylyltransferase codes for MSTTRNTNQSKKDYKRIGIMGGTFDPIHYGHLVIAEQIRCEYKLEKVVFIPAGTPPHKSNLCVTDSKHRYFMTLLATITNPYFELSKIEIENEEISYTIHTIEKLKKIYRKDTEIYFITGADAICELDTWKNVNKLTQLCKFIAATRPGLEASQVDAKIRELKEKYDAFIEKIDLPALAISSTDIRNRIREGQSIKYLLPEPVEYYIYKNNLYKEV; via the coding sequence ATGTCGACGACCAGGAACACAAATCAATCAAAGAAGGATTATAAAAGAATAGGCATTATGGGAGGGACTTTTGACCCAATACATTATGGACACTTAGTGATTGCAGAGCAAATACGATGTGAGTATAAGCTTGAAAAAGTAGTTTTTATACCTGCAGGAACACCACCACATAAGTCAAATTTATGTGTTACAGATAGTAAGCATAGATATTTTATGACTCTTTTAGCAACTATTACCAATCCATATTTTGAACTATCTAAAATTGAGATAGAGAATGAAGAGATTTCATATACTATTCATACAATTGAAAAGCTAAAAAAAATATATCGTAAAGATACAGAAATTTATTTTATTACAGGTGCAGATGCAATCTGTGAATTAGACACATGGAAAAATGTAAATAAACTTACACAGCTGTGCAAGTTTATTGCTGCTACAAGACCTGGTCTTGAAGCTTCTCAAGTGGATGCTAAAATTAGGGAATTAAAAGAAAAGTATGATGCGTTTATTGAAAAAATTGATTTACCAGCTTTAGCCATATCTTCAACAGATATAAGAAATAGGATTAGAGAAGGACAGTCTATAAAATATTTACTACCTGAGCCTGTAGAATATTATATATATAAAAACAACCTATACAAAGAGGTGTAA
- the yhbY gene encoding ribosome assembly RNA-binding protein YhbY produces the protein MKKVDTLTGKQRSFLKGLANGMKPIAQIGKSGITENFIKQIDDALEARELIKVNILENSLLDTKETANKVAKMTEAHFIQAIGNKFVIYRQSKKNPKIEFPR, from the coding sequence ATGAAAAAAGTAGATACATTAACAGGTAAACAAAGAAGTTTTTTAAAGGGCTTAGCAAATGGTATGAAGCCAATTGCTCAAATTGGGAAAAGTGGCATTACAGAAAATTTTATAAAGCAAATAGATGATGCCCTTGAAGCAAGAGAATTAATAAAGGTGAATATCCTTGAAAATAGCCTTTTAGATACAAAGGAGACAGCAAATAAAGTAGCAAAAATGACAGAAGCTCATTTTATTCAAGCTATTGGGAATAAATTTGTTATTTACAGACAGTCTAAGAAAAATCCCAAAATAGAATTCCCTAGATAA